From Methanomicrobiales archaeon HGW-Methanomicrobiales-1, a single genomic window includes:
- a CDS encoding CBS domain-containing protein yields MLVKDYMTSDVVHVEIPGNRDDVLKILKRTGISGVPVIKNKKIVGIITRKDLLRKPEETQLGLLMTSKPINIGPDADIHEAARLLVEHHIRRLPVVEDGHLIGLLSVSDLIHAMAQMKIKDEIKTNYTSKTFALWEETPLPVVGRIMEISGVDAIPILDDENKLQGIISERDLIRNSSIEDSVGVSDFSNGTDDDEWTWESIRDNHTISFGISKVQLPNRPVKLAMVKNVVAVPHNAEVSECALKMRRARVDQLPVINGDKHLVAMLFDRELIRALCTEGSE; encoded by the coding sequence ATGCTTGTCAAAGACTACATGACTTCGGACGTTGTCCACGTAGAGATCCCCGGCAACCGCGATGATGTATTGAAGATCTTAAAGCGTACCGGTATTTCCGGTGTGCCGGTCATCAAGAACAAGAAGATTGTCGGTATCATCACCCGAAAAGACCTGCTGAGAAAACCTGAGGAGACCCAGCTGGGACTTCTCATGACGTCAAAGCCGATCAACATCGGACCGGATGCAGATATCCATGAGGCTGCCCGTCTTCTTGTCGAGCACCATATCCGGAGGCTTCCGGTTGTTGAGGACGGTCACCTGATCGGCCTTCTCTCGGTCTCTGACCTGATTCATGCCATGGCCCAGATGAAGATCAAGGATGAGATTAAGACAAACTATACCAGCAAGACGTTTGCTCTCTGGGAAGAAACACCCCTGCCGGTTGTCGGGAGGATCATGGAGATCTCCGGTGTCGATGCAATCCCCATCCTTGATGATGAAAACAAACTGCAGGGAATAATCTCCGAGCGGGATCTCATCAGGAATTCCAGTATCGAGGACTCTGTTGGCGTGAGCGATTTCTCGAACGGTACCGATGATGATGAGTGGACCTGGGAGAGCATCCGGGACAACCACACGATCAGTTTCGGCATTTCGAAAGTCCAGTTGCCCAATCGCCCGGTCAAGCTGGCGATGGTCAAGAACGTTGTTGCCGTTCCGCACAATGCTGAAGTCAGCGAGTGTGCCTTAAAGATGCGCCGGGCACGGGTTGACCAGCTGCCGGTCATCAACGGTGACAAGCACCTTGTGGCCATGTTGTTCGACCGGGAACTCATCCGGGCCCTCTGTACAGAAGGGTCTGAATAA
- a CDS encoding universal stress protein, producing the protein MFTNLLVAIDGSEVSDRALARAVDEARIWNAKIHAIYVVETGLFSSLPNDNNVEIMYRVLEKEGQEKLAQAKSFAATEGVTFYTHMKQGHAGSEIVALAEKEKCDLIVVGSHGKSNADKLLIGSVSSFVVAHSKIATLVVRS; encoded by the coding sequence GTGTTTACTAATTTACTCGTTGCAATTGATGGCTCTGAAGTGAGCGACCGGGCATTGGCCCGTGCTGTTGATGAGGCACGGATCTGGAATGCAAAGATTCATGCGATTTATGTAGTAGAGACGGGGCTTTTTTCCTCCCTTCCCAATGATAATAACGTCGAGATAATGTACCGTGTCCTGGAAAAAGAGGGACAGGAAAAGCTAGCCCAGGCAAAATCATTTGCTGCTACCGAGGGAGTCACCTTTTATACGCATATGAAGCAGGGGCATGCCGGCAGCGAGATCGTTGCCCTTGCGGAAAAGGAGAAATGCGATCTTATTGTAGTCGGTTCCCATGGCAAGAGCAATGCTGATAAGTTGCTTATCGGGAGTGTCAGCTCGTTTGTTGTCGCCCACAGTAAAATCGCAACCCTGGTGGTGAGATCATAA
- a CDS encoding amidohydrolase, with translation MKKTLQQISGQALIGDELLLEPVDIIIENGIITAIEENPRAPGGWICPALFNAHTHLGDTIAMDCNVTGDLTSLVTPPHGLKHKLLAAASREELVSGMRASIGGMITGGVAGCADFREGGPEGVAALKDAADGLPFSPVIFGRDGGECTADGLGISSARDVKDVERSVQEARLRGKKIAFHAGERDAADVDAALAFDPDLIIHATHATKHQLRQCADRGIPIAVCPRSNWILGVTATAQKPPLQLMQELGCTLYLGTDNVMFVPPDLFSEMAFVSAIYGMEPRHLLCAAVQGSVLTGSSFFIRKGARANLLQIDPSRSALHFSRDPVASITKRVTGCQIVHNVFNS, from the coding sequence ATGAAAAAAACCCTTCAGCAGATCTCCGGACAAGCACTCATTGGCGACGAGCTCCTGCTGGAACCCGTCGACATCATCATAGAAAACGGAATTATTACTGCCATTGAAGAAAACCCCCGAGCGCCCGGGGGTTGGATCTGCCCGGCACTGTTCAATGCGCATACTCACCTTGGCGATACCATTGCCATGGATTGTAATGTAACCGGTGATCTCACCTCACTGGTCACCCCCCCACATGGACTGAAGCATAAACTGCTTGCCGCAGCCTCCCGGGAGGAACTCGTCAGTGGCATGCGGGCGAGTATTGGGGGAATGATCACCGGGGGTGTTGCCGGCTGTGCTGATTTTCGGGAGGGAGGGCCGGAAGGTGTTGCCGCTCTTAAGGACGCTGCGGATGGACTTCCGTTCTCCCCGGTAATTTTCGGTCGCGATGGTGGGGAGTGTACAGCAGACGGGCTTGGTATCAGCAGTGCCCGGGACGTGAAGGATGTGGAACGCTCTGTGCAGGAAGCACGGCTGCGGGGAAAAAAGATTGCGTTTCATGCCGGTGAACGCGATGCTGCCGATGTTGATGCAGCACTTGCGTTCGATCCGGATCTGATCATCCATGCTACCCACGCGACAAAGCATCAGCTCCGCCAGTGTGCGGACCGGGGGATCCCCATTGCCGTCTGCCCGCGATCCAACTGGATCCTCGGAGTAACGGCAACTGCACAGAAACCCCCCCTGCAGCTTATGCAGGAACTCGGCTGCACGCTTTACCTTGGCACGGACAATGTCATGTTCGTCCCGCCGGATCTGTTCTCGGAAATGGCATTTGTCTCAGCGATTTACGGAATGGAACCCCGGCACCTGCTCTGTGCAGCCGTGCAGGGTTCTGTCCTTACGGGCTCATCATTTTTTATCCGTAAAGGGGCCCGGGCAAATCTCCTGCAGATCGATCCTTCGCGCTCTGCCCTTCATTTCAGCCGCGATCCGGTCGCATCCATCACAAAAAGGGTCACCGGATGCCAGATTGTCCACAACGTTTTTAATTCGTAA
- a CDS encoding preprotein translocase subunit Sec61beta codes for MAKKQGGRLLSSAGLVNYYDSEDRRAIHIDPITVMAVAAAVGIIVMVLNFLY; via the coding sequence ATGGCAAAGAAGCAAGGTGGAAGATTATTATCATCAGCAGGTCTCGTCAATTATTATGACAGCGAAGACCGGCGGGCAATTCATATCGATCCCATTACCGTTATGGCAGTAGCAGCCGCAGTTGGCATCATCGTCATGGTACTGAACTTTCTCTACTGA
- a CDS encoding coenzyme F420-0:L-glutamate ligase translates to MENIQVMGVQGLPLIHAGDDISRMICERVPLQDGDILCIASTIYSKAKGYTKKLSAIIPTERAERLGKRNGEDPRFVQAVLDASTDIIMEHPFILSELAFGHIGVRAGVDQSNIEDGMVIFLPPDPMKSAQDARDEIRACCGKDVGVIITDTCGRSFRRGQTGNAIGWSGFTAIRDFRGDTDLFGHVLKITEEAVADEIAGFANFVMGESNNGIPAVVFRNCPKWTGHDDLYFRNNEDITKKVLKKEFSQ, encoded by the coding sequence ATGGAAAATATTCAGGTCATGGGCGTGCAGGGACTTCCCCTCATCCATGCGGGTGATGACATTTCCCGGATGATCTGCGAACGCGTCCCCCTGCAGGACGGCGATATCCTGTGCATCGCGTCGACTATCTATTCAAAGGCAAAAGGATATACCAAAAAACTCTCGGCCATCATACCCACGGAACGGGCTGAGCGGCTGGGAAAACGGAATGGGGAAGATCCCCGTTTTGTCCAGGCTGTGCTGGATGCATCGACCGATATTATCATGGAGCACCCGTTCATCCTTTCCGAACTGGCATTCGGCCATATCGGAGTCCGGGCCGGCGTTGACCAGAGCAATATCGAAGACGGGATGGTCATATTCCTGCCACCGGACCCGATGAAATCGGCACAGGATGCCCGGGATGAGATACGGGCATGCTGCGGGAAAGATGTAGGTGTAATTATTACTGATACCTGCGGGCGATCCTTCCGTCGCGGACAGACCGGCAATGCGATTGGGTGGAGCGGGTTTACTGCGATCCGGGATTTCCGGGGCGATACGGATCTGTTCGGCCACGTGCTCAAGATCACGGAAGAGGCTGTGGCTGATGAGATCGCCGGCTTTGCGAACTTTGTGATGGGCGAGAGCAACAATGGCATCCCGGCCGTGGTATTCCGCAACTGCCCGAAATGGACAGGTCATGATGACCTGTATTTCCGGAACAACGAAGATATCACCAAAAAAGTGTTGAAAAAGGAATTCTCTCAGTAG
- a CDS encoding DUF1922 domain-containing protein, whose translation MYLVIRCPSCSTFTYVDHFQKWKLCPQCGHAHEVVKTPAYLEVHDFHEAEHIVKQMQKHLHATKKKDFSPEETDELRHHYTEALRKRVKGHHTH comes from the coding sequence ATGTACCTTGTCATCCGCTGCCCGTCCTGCAGTACCTTTACGTACGTGGACCATTTCCAGAAATGGAAACTCTGCCCCCAGTGCGGACATGCGCATGAAGTAGTAAAGACCCCCGCGTACCTCGAGGTACACGATTTCCACGAGGCCGAACACATTGTAAAGCAGATGCAAAAGCACCTGCATGCAACCAAGAAAAAAGATTTTTCCCCGGAAGAAACCGACGAGCTCCGCCACCATTACACGGAGGCGCTGCGCAAGCGGGTCAAAGGGCATCACACACACTAG
- a CDS encoding MFS transporter has product MVDEREKKIILLVASLASFLVPYTGSSITVALPAMATQFSADAVTLGWITSAYIVSAALFIVPFGRFADIYGRKKIFLAGVLIFSIASLASALAPTAGILIAARFIQGIGGAMIFATSVAIVTQVYGPGERGWALGITIATVYAGLSIGPFLGGILTERFGWPAIFLINIPLGLITIALTLQGVKHEWADAAGERFDLTGALVYGIMLFSGIFGMLLLPDPGGLAWLFAAVCAAGFFVWWERRCTTPLFNLKIFSGNRTFVFSNIAAMINYGATFAVAVLLSLYLQFIQGFSAEYAGFILIAQPVIQTLFSPVAGRLSDRIEPRIVATAGMAITTIGLSFFIFLTPSTPLYAIVIALMVLGFGYALFSSPNTNAIMSSVDKRYLGIASGMNATMRSLGQVLSMAIAMFSFSVFIGTVTITPAVFPALMTSVTVSFLVFTGLCVIGVGTSFVRGTIHE; this is encoded by the coding sequence ATGGTTGATGAACGGGAAAAAAAGATTATTCTTCTTGTTGCATCACTTGCATCATTTCTTGTCCCGTATACCGGCTCGTCCATCACCGTTGCACTCCCGGCAATGGCCACCCAGTTTTCGGCAGATGCTGTCACGCTCGGGTGGATTACATCGGCGTATATTGTTTCGGCGGCTCTCTTTATCGTCCCGTTCGGCCGGTTTGCTGATATTTACGGCCGCAAGAAGATCTTCCTTGCCGGTGTCCTGATCTTCTCAATAGCCTCGCTTGCATCAGCGCTTGCCCCTACGGCCGGCATCCTGATCGCCGCCCGGTTCATCCAGGGAATCGGCGGGGCCATGATCTTTGCCACATCGGTGGCCATTGTGACGCAGGTCTATGGCCCGGGCGAGCGGGGATGGGCGCTGGGCATTACCATCGCAACGGTCTATGCCGGTCTCTCCATCGGCCCGTTCCTTGGCGGCATTCTTACGGAACGCTTCGGCTGGCCGGCAATTTTTCTCATCAACATCCCCCTTGGCCTGATTACCATTGCCTTGACCCTGCAGGGCGTGAAACACGAGTGGGCTGACGCGGCGGGCGAACGGTTTGATCTGACCGGTGCACTGGTGTACGGAATTATGCTCTTTTCCGGGATCTTCGGCATGCTCCTGCTGCCGGATCCTGGAGGGCTGGCATGGCTGTTTGCCGCGGTATGTGCTGCTGGTTTTTTTGTCTGGTGGGAGCGGCGGTGCACAACCCCTCTCTTCAATCTGAAGATATTCTCCGGCAACCGGACCTTTGTCTTTTCCAATATCGCTGCCATGATCAACTACGGGGCCACCTTTGCCGTAGCCGTTCTCCTCTCATTATACCTCCAATTCATCCAGGGGTTCTCCGCAGAATATGCCGGTTTCATCCTTATTGCCCAGCCGGTGATCCAGACCCTCTTCTCACCCGTTGCCGGAAGATTGTCCGACCGGATCGAGCCCCGTATTGTTGCTACGGCCGGCATGGCAATCACGACCATCGGGCTCTCGTTTTTTATTTTTTTGACCCCGTCAACGCCGCTCTATGCCATCGTGATAGCCCTGATGGTGCTCGGGTTCGGGTATGCGCTCTTCTCCTCGCCCAACACGAACGCGATCATGAGTTCGGTCGACAAGCGCTATCTCGGCATTGCATCCGGCATGAATGCCACCATGCGCTCGCTCGGGCAGGTGCTTTCAATGGCCATTGCCATGTTCAGTTTTTCGGTATTTATCGGAACGGTCACGATTACGCCAGCGGTTTTTCCGGCACTTATGACCAGCGTGACCGTTTCATTTTTGGTCTTCACCGGTCTGTGTGTCATTGGTGTGGGGACTTCCTTTGTCCGGGGAACGATCCACGAGTGA
- a CDS encoding NAD(P)/FAD-dependent oxidoreductase — protein sequence MEQYDITIIGAGPAGLSCAIHVGAPGIRVLVLEKMDEPGKKLLLAGTGQCNITHAGEMRDFLSRYGDHGKWLKPALFSFTNKALLAFFEERGLPMIAEENGKVFPQTRQSADVLAVLLEECKTRGVEIRCSEPVTGITPDAEGFQIATAPATYRSTFVVITTGGASYPKTGSTGDGFKFAAALGQPVTETAPALTPLLIRNFPFAALAGISFEQMPFTVWRAGKKVGDYKGDVLFTHLGVSGPCILDASRHIQPDDIIRLSFAGAVKREEFTADLSRRVQENRTWNVSTILAAYPIPERLNRKLLKLSDIPDDLKCNHFSAEQRTRLVTNCTEFPLTVTAPGGYAVAMATRGGVALDGVDMKTMESKLVPNLYFAGEVLDIDGDTGGYNLQAAFSTGYLAAQGIRKRREEKSQLPGE from the coding sequence ATGGAGCAATACGATATTACCATAATCGGTGCGGGACCTGCAGGACTTTCCTGCGCAATTCACGTAGGCGCACCCGGCATCCGGGTACTTGTTCTGGAAAAGATGGATGAACCAGGGAAAAAACTCCTGCTCGCGGGAACCGGCCAATGCAATATCACCCATGCCGGCGAGATGCGGGATTTCCTTTCCCGCTATGGCGACCATGGCAAATGGTTAAAACCGGCACTTTTCTCGTTTACCAACAAAGCCCTCCTCGCATTTTTTGAAGAGCGCGGGCTTCCCATGATCGCAGAAGAGAATGGCAAGGTGTTCCCCCAAACCCGGCAGTCGGCTGATGTACTGGCAGTCCTTCTTGAGGAATGCAAAACAAGGGGTGTCGAAATCCGGTGCAGCGAACCGGTTACCGGCATCACCCCCGATGCGGAAGGTTTTCAGATCGCCACTGCTCCCGCCACGTACCGCTCCACCTTTGTCGTGATCACGACCGGGGGTGCTTCCTACCCAAAGACCGGCTCAACCGGCGACGGGTTCAAGTTCGCTGCAGCGCTGGGACAACCGGTCACAGAAACTGCACCTGCCCTCACCCCGCTCCTGATCCGGAATTTCCCGTTTGCCGCACTGGCCGGCATCTCGTTTGAACAGATGCCGTTTACGGTCTGGCGGGCCGGGAAGAAAGTCGGGGACTACAAGGGAGATGTCCTCTTTACGCACCTTGGCGTATCCGGCCCCTGCATTCTCGATGCATCACGGCACATCCAGCCGGATGATATCATCAGGCTCTCGTTTGCAGGAGCCGTGAAGCGCGAGGAGTTTACCGCTGATCTCTCCCGGCGCGTGCAGGAGAACCGGACCTGGAATGTCAGCACGATCCTTGCTGCGTACCCGATCCCGGAACGACTCAACCGGAAACTCCTGAAACTCTCGGATATCCCGGACGATCTCAAGTGCAATCATTTCTCCGCAGAACAGCGAACGCGGCTGGTAACAAACTGCACAGAGTTCCCGTTAACCGTCACCGCACCGGGCGGTTACGCGGTTGCCATGGCAACCCGGGGTGGTGTGGCACTCGATGGTGTGGACATGAAAACCATGGAATCGAAGCTGGTTCCCAACCTGTATTTTGCCGGGGAAGTGCTGGATATCGATGGCGATACCGGAGGCTATAACCTGCAGGCCGCGTTTTCGACCGGTTACCTTGCGGCGCAGGGAATCAGGAAGCGAAGGGAAGAGAAGAGCCAGCTGCCGGGAGAATGA